CATTTCCATTTATATTAACTTTTAAATCTTCAATTTTTAATAATGTATTTTTTGTACTCATAATTAACCCACACTTCCTTCTAATGAAATATTTAATAACTCTTTTGCTTCAGCAGCAAACTCCATTGGTAACTCTTTTAAAACCTCTTTACAAAAACCATTTACAATCATAGCAATTGCATCTTCTTCATCTATTCCTCTTTGGTTTAGATAAAATAGTTGTTCATCTGAAATTTTTGAAGTTGTTGCTTCATGCTCTATGTTTGCACTACTATTTCTAATCTCATGATATGGATAAGTATGTGCTTGACATTTATGACCAATCAATAAAGAGTCACACTCTGAAATATTTCTTGCATTTACAGCATTTTTACCAACTCTAACTAATCCTCTGTAGGCATTTATACCTTTCATAGCAGATATACCTTTTGATATAATTGTTGATTTTGTATTTTTACCCAAATGTATCATTTTTGTACCAGTATCTGCTTGTTGAGCTCTTGATGTTAATGCAACAGAGTAAAACTCTCCTACACTATTATCACCTTGTAAAACACATGATGGATATTTCCAAGTGATACTTGAACCTGTTTCTACTTGTGTCCAAGATACTTTTGAGTTATCACCTTTACATAATGCTCTTTTTGTAACAAAATTTAAGATTCCACCTTTTCCAGTATCATCTCCTGGATACCAGTTTTGAATAGTTGAATATTTTATATGACCATTTTTAAGTGCAACTAATTCAACAACTGCTGCGTGAAGTTGTCTATCGTCTCTACTTGGAGCAGAACAGCCTTCATTATATGAAACATAGCTTCCTTCATCACAAATGATTAAAGTTCTTTCAAACTGTCCAGTATTTAAAGCATTTATTCTAAAATATGTTGATAACTCCATTGGGCATCTTGTATTTTTTGGAATATAAACAAAACTTCCATCTGTAAAAACAGCACTATTTAAACAGGCAAAATAGTTATCAGTTACAGGAACAACGCTTGCTAAATACTCTTTTACAAGTTCTGGAAATCTATGTGCTGCTT
Above is a genomic segment from Aliarcobacter cryaerophilus containing:
- the sufB gene encoding Fe-S cluster assembly protein SufB, translating into MSENQQIHDIINTDYKLGFETLVQSDTFAKGLNEDVIRAISAKKDEPQFLLDFRLKAYEKWLKMEEPTWTNLEYPKIDYQDYAYYSAPKKALNSLDEVDPEILKTYEKLGIPLEEQKMLAGVAVDAVFDSVSIKTTYQDELEKLGIIFCSISEAAHRFPELVKEYLASVVPVTDNYFACLNSAVFTDGSFVYIPKNTRCPMELSTYFRINALNTGQFERTLIICDEGSYVSYNEGCSAPSRDDRQLHAAVVELVALKNGHIKYSTIQNWYPGDDTGKGGILNFVTKRALCKGDNSKVSWTQVETGSSITWKYPSCVLQGDNSVGEFYSVALTSRAQQADTGTKMIHLGKNTKSTIISKGISAMKGINAYRGLVRVGKNAVNARNISECDSLLIGHKCQAHTYPYHEIRNSSANIEHEATTSKISDEQLFYLNQRGIDEEDAIAMIVNGFCKEVLKELPMEFAAEAKELLNISLEGSVG